In the genome of Triticum urartu cultivar G1812 chromosome 5, Tu2.1, whole genome shotgun sequence, one region contains:
- the LOC125511248 gene encoding protein DEFECTIVE IN EXINE FORMATION 1: MRPLLALAVCALLAAGAAAAGEDAANRTNKFRQREASDDMLGYPHLDEDALLSTKCPKHVELRWQTEVSSSIYASPLIADINSDGKLEVVVPSFVHYLEVLEGSDGDKLPGWPAFHQSNVHSSPLLYDIDKDGTREIVLATYNGVVNFFRISGYLMMDKLEVPRRKVRKDWHVGLNPDPVDRSHPDVDDSSIAKQATSEESHPNIQDKSVGDESSKEPQSRSTTNTPQGADPLKHPSELQSAETKPNPTAEKENPELPKHPKTTTESASHAQRRLLQTADKSDDQTGSAETHGSDAGTTGESTVENDEPLEEEANASFDLFRDAEDLPEEYSYDYDDYVNDTWWGDEDWKEQEHEKEEDYVSIDAHILSTPVIADIDNDGVQEMVIAVSYFFDREYYDNAEHLKELGGIDIGKYIASSIVVFNLDTKQVKWTAELDLSTESGKFLAHAYSSPTVVDLDGDGNLDILVGTSYGLFYVLDHHGKTRKNFPLEMAEIHAPVIAADINDDGKIEMVTADVHGNVAAWTAEGDEIWEVHLKSLVPQRPTVGDVNGDGHTDVVVPTVSGNIYVLSGKDGSKVQPFPYRTHGRIMSPVLLVDMSKRGEKTQGLTLATTSFDGYLYLIEGSSGCADVVDIGETSYTMVLADNVDGGDDLDLIVTTMNGNVFCFSTPSPHHPLKEWRSSNQGRNNAAYRHNRQGIYVKHGSRTFRDEEGKHFWVEFEIVDKYRVPYGNQAPYNVTVTLLVPGNYQGDRRIVVSQVYNEPGHKQMQLPTVPVRTTGTVLVEMVDKHGLHFADEYSLTFHVHYFKLLKWLVVLPMLGMFLVLVILRPQEGAPLPSFSRNNID; this comes from the exons TGATGAAGATGCATTGTTGAGTACCAAGTGTCCAAAACACGTGGAGCTGAGATGGCAGACCGAAGTTAGTTCCAGCATTTATGCAAGTCCGCTGATTGCTGATATCAACAG TGATGGAAAGTTGGAAGTAGTGGTGCCATCGTTTGTCCATTACTTAGAAGTGCTTGAAGGTTCCGATGGAGACAAACTACCAG GATGGCCTGCGTTTCACCAGTCAAATGTTCATTCAAGTCCTCTTCTCTATGACATTGACAAGGATGGCACACGGGAAATAGTGTTGGCTACTTACAACGGTGTAGTGAATTTCTTCAG GATATCAGGTTATCTGATGATGGACAAGCTAGAGGTACCTCGTAGGAAAGTTCGTAAAGATTGGCACGTTGGGCTAAATCCTGATCCAGTAGACCGTTCCCACCCGGATGTTGATGACAGTTCAATTGCGAAACAAGCTACTTCTGAGGAATCTCACCCAAACATTCAGGACAAATCGGTTGGAGATGAATCTTCAAAGGAACCTCAGTCAC GAAGTACAACCAACACACCACAGGGAGCTGATCCCTTGAAACATCCATCTGAGCTACAGTCAGCCGAAACAAAACCTAATCCTACCGCTGAAAAGGAGAATCCAGAGTTGCCAAAACATCCGAAAACCACGACAGAGAGTGCATCACATGCTCAGAGAAGGTTGCTTCAAACAGCAGATAAAAGTGATGATCAAACGGGAAGTGCAGAAACTCATGGAAGTGATGCAGGAACAACAGGAGAATCAACTGTTGAAAATGACGAGCCTTTAGAGGAGGAAGCTAATGCATCATTTGATTTGTTTCGGGATGCAGAAGATCTCCCTGAAGAGTACAGTTATGATTATGATGATTATGTTAATGATACCTGGTGGGGAGACGAGGATTGGAAAGAACAAGAGCATGAGAAAGAGGAAGATTATGTGAGCATAGATGCTCACATATTGTCGACCCCA GTAATTGCAGATATTGACAATGACGGTGTACAAGAAATGGTTATTGCTGTATCTTACTTCTTTGACCGCGA GTATTATGATAATGCAGAGCATTTAAAAGAGCTAGGAGGGATTGACATAGGAAAATATATTGCAAGCAGTATAGTTGTTTTTAACCTTGACACAAAACAAGTTAAATGGACAGCAGAACTCGATTTGAGTACCGAAAGCGGGAAATTCCTTGCCCATGCATATTCGTCTCCAACTGTGGTTGATTTGGATGGTGATGGAAATTTGGATATCCTTGTCGGAACTTCCTATGGCTTGTTTTATGTTCTTGATCATCACG GTAAGACTAGGAAAAATTTCCCCCTTGAGATGGCTGAGATCCATGCACCAGTCATTGCAGCAGACATCAATGATGATGGTAAGATCGAGATGGTCACTGCTGATGTGCATGGTAATGTAGCAGCTTGGACTGCAGAGGGAGACGAAATCTGGGAGGTGCATCTGAAGAGCCTTGTTCCACAG CGACCTACTGTCGGGGACGTCAATGGAGATGGCCACACTGATGTTGTGGTCCCAACTGTATCAGGAAACATCTACGTTCTTAGTGGAAAGGATGGCTCAAAAGTTCAGCCTTTCCCATATAGAACACATGGAAGGATCATGAGTCCGGTCTTGTTAGTTGACATGAGCAAACGTGGAGAAAAGACGCAAGGACTAACCCTTGCTACTACATCCTTTGATGGTTATTTGTATTTGATCGAGGGCTCTAGTGGCTGTGCAGATGTTGTCGACATTGGAGAGACCTC GTACACTATGGTTTTGGCTGACAATGTGGATGGCGGAGATGACCTTGATCTGATTGTTACTACCATGAATGGCAATGTCTTTTGCTTTTCCACTCCCTCACCGCACCATCCTCTCAAG GAATGGAGATCATCAAACCAAGGAAGGAATAATGCTGCATATAGGCACAACCGTCAAGGTATTTATGTTAAGCATGGTTCCAGGACATTCCGTGATGAAGAGGGTAAACATTTCTGGGTCGAATTTGAGATTGTAGACAAGTACAGGGTTCCCTATGGGAATCAAGCTCCTTACAATGTCACG GTAACTCTACTCGTCCCTGGGAATTACCAGGGAGACAGGCGTATTGTGGTTAGTCAAGTCTACAATGAACCAGGACACAAGCAGATGCAGCTTCCTACCGTGCCCGTCAGAACCACAGGAACAGTGCTCGTGGAGATGGTCGACAAACACGGGCTCCACTTTGCCGACGAGTACTCGCTCACCTTCCACGTGCACTACTTCAAGCTGCTGAAATGGCTCGTGGTTCTGCCGATGCTCGGGATGTTCCTTGTCCTCGTCATC